DNA from Pseudomonas oryzicola:
GTGGTGGTAGCCGAGCCAGTGGTGCTGTTGGCTGCCACGACGACCGTAGTGCCATCACTCAGCTTGAAGTACAACTCCGAGTGGTTGTTGATCGGCAGACCGTCTTTGTTGGTCAGCGTGATGGTGTAGGTGATATCACCGCCTTCGGTTACCGAAGGGGTAGCAGTCAGCTTCGCCACCACTTCATCAGTGGTGTCAGTGACCTGGACCTTGGCCGCATCGCCCAG
Protein-coding regions in this window:
- a CDS encoding immunoglobulin-like domain-containing protein — protein: LGDAAKVQVTDTTDEVVAKLTATPSVTEGGDITYTITLTNKDGLPINNHSELYFKLSDGTTVVVAANSTTGSATTTAPDNVYVGANQPVVNAIEAVSGADVWKFENLNLDKTPVSTTVTDEPGTP